The genomic interval TTGGCAAACTTGGTTTAAGTGGGAATCATTATGAAGTAACTTCTAATCTTAAAATGCTTGAAAGCTCTGATTTAGCATTACCACAGCGCATAAATAAAAATGTGCATAAAGGTGATTTTGGACATTTGGCAGTATTTGTAGGAGAAAAAAGCGGTGCTGGGATTTTGAGCGCACAGAGCGCATTGCATTTTGGTGCTGGACTAGTTAGCATAATATCTCAAAAAGATTTACAGATTCCATTTGATATTATGCAAACACACACACTCCCTCACAATACGACTGCTATTGCTCTAGGTATGGGACTTGGTGTAAAAAATGTTGCGCAAATACTTCAAAACTTACAAGAGAGCACTTTGCCCTGCATACTTGATGCTGATGTATTTCATACACCTATGATTAAAAATTTTCTTGATAAAAGTTTAAATCAACAGACTTTAGATTTTTCACGTGAGATTATCTTAACACCACACCCAAAAGAGTTTGAAGCATTACTTAAGCATTGTGATTTGGGAGATTATAATCCTCAAAAACGTATAGATAGTATGCTTAGCTTTACTCAAAAATATCCACATACTACTCTTGTCCTCAAAGGTGCAAATGTTTTTATAGCAAAGGCACAAGATATTTATATTAACCCGCTCGGTATCAATGCACTTGCAAAAGGTGGCAGTGGCGATGTTTTAAGCGGGCTTATTGGCGCACTTTTAGCTCAAGGATATAATGGCTTAGATTCGGCACTGCAAGGTTCACTTGCTCATACACTTGCAGCAAGAGAAGCTACAAAACATATTGCAAATTACGCATTGACACCAAGTATGCTTCTTGAAAGCATTACTACCTTGCAATCTCATAAAAGGATACATAAATGAATCATATTAAAGATACTCTCAAAATCGGCTCACATACTTTCGCATCGCGCTTAATTGTCGGGAGCGGAAAATATAAAGACTTTGCTACCACCAAAGAAGCGACTTTAGCAAGTGGCGCAGAAATTATCACCGTTGCAGTTAGGCGTGTGAATATTATGGATAATAAAAGTGAGAATCTTCTTGAAACCTTTAAAGATACAAATATTCAGTTTTTGCCCAACTCTGCTGGGTGTGTCAATGCTAAGGAAGCAATTACACTCTTTCGTCTTGTGAGAGAAGCAACAGGTATTGATTTTATCAAGCTTGAAATCATAGGCGATATAGACAAAACACTCTATCCTGATGTAATAGAGAGCCTACAAGCCACAGAGATTCTAGCAAATGAGGGCTTTTGCGTATTGGCTTATACAAATGATGACCCTATTATGGCAAAACGACTTGAAAATGCGGGAGCAAGCGCGATTATGCCTCTTGCTGCGCCTATTGGAAGCGGACTTGGAATCCAAAATCGTTATAATATCGGCTTTATCAAAGAAGCAGTAAAAGTGCCTGTGATTGTTGATGCGGGGGTAGGCTGTGCGAGTGATGCAAGTATCGCTATGGAGTTAGGAGCAGATGCTGTGCTTACAAATACGGCAATTGCTCAAGCACAAAATCCTGTAACGATGGCAGAAGCGATGAAATACGCTGTAAAAGCCGGGCGATTAAGCTATCTTGCTGGACGCATACCACGTAAAGCCTATGCAAGTGCAAGTTCTCCACTTGAAGGTATGATGCAATTTGGTTAGATTCTAGGCAAAATAATGAAAGATAGAATCTTTAAACAAGATATTGGCAAACAATTTGAATTTGATGCGCAAGTAGCAAGTGTGTTTGATGATATGCTTGAGCGTTCAATTCCTCATTATAAAGAGGTGTTAGGTTTAATTGTAGATTTTTGCTCCTATACTTTAGAATCTTCTAAAAGTGCTATACCTCTTGTTTATGATTTAGGAAGCTCCACAGGAACGACACTTTTAGCTCTCTCTCAAGCTTTATCAACACATACACGCTTTATTGGTATTGATAGTTCTCAAGCTATGATTGATAAAGCCTCACTTAAAGCTCAAGCCTATAACGCGAACATTGAATTTATCTGCACAGACTTGCTTGAATACGATTTTTTGCACTCTGATATTGTAATTGCTAATTATAGCTTACAATTTATCCGCCCAATGCAACGCCCTGCACTTCTGCAAAAAATTTACAATGCTCTTACGGAGGGAGGAATTTTAATTGTGAGCGAAAAGATGACTTCTCATCATAGAATCCTTGATAGGCAAATGATAGAACGATATGTTCGCTATAAACAAGAGCAAGGCTACACAAAAACCGAAATTAGCAAAAAGCGTGAAGCATTAGAAAATGTGCTTGTGCCTTTTAGCCTTGAAGAAAATATTGCAATGCTTAAAGATATAGGTTTTAGTGGCATTGAGGTGCTTTTTAAATGGGTGAATTTTGGCACTTTGATTGCTAAAAAGTAATAAATATTTATATTTTATATGTATTTATTTTATGCAAACTAAAATTATAAAAGAAAAATAATGTAATTTATTGTAACTTATTTTAAAATTTTACTAAAAACTCTAAAAATTATTATTCAAAAAAAAAAAAAATGCGTGATATAATAATAGTAAAAACAAAAAGGAGAAACAATGAAACAAGAAGATAATGTTTCAAAACTTACCCCACAGGAACTTGAAGAGTTAAGTAATTGGCTATGGAATAATTGCGATGATTGCGGACTAATGCTTGAAGATATGACAGATTCTTTACGATATTGCGATGAAAATCCTGCAGATTTAGACCCTAGCGAACTTGAAGATTGGCTTTTGGAAACAAGACTATTTGCACTTGATGACAATTGCCCTGAGGGAATAAAAGATTTACCAAAAGCATTAGGTGCATTAAAGGGCTTAAAAGCCATTGTAGCACAGGAACAATCCATTCAAAGCATTCCTAAAGAAATATGTGAAATCAAGGGTTTAGAAGTTTTGGATTTATTTGATAATGAACTCACACAAATCCCACAAGAAATTGGCAAACTAGAATCTTTAAGAGAACTTTACTTAAGTGGAAATAACATTACATCTTTGCCAGAGAGTATAAAAAATCTACAATCTTTAGAAATTTTATGTTTGAATGACAATCCCATAAAAGCTTTACCAGAGTGGCTAAGCGAGTGTAAGAATCTAAAATGTATCGAAGTAGATGATGATGTGGAGATTCCCTCCTGTATTGATAGCACACTTATCAATGCCGATTATGAAGGCTATAGCAGCTATGATTATAGATAATCCTCTGCTATAATGGTGTTAATTCATCATAACCAAACACGATAAGAGGCTTTAGGAGGGGAAGTGGCAAAAATTGATAAGAGTATAAGCAAAGAATTAGAATCTTATTTTAAAGTATTAGCCAAAGCAAAGGGATTTAAAACTTACTCAAATTGGATTTTGTATAAACGCAATGGAGATGATTTTATTAGTGTGCATTATGAGTTATTACATAGGCGTCCAGATACATATCATACAGGCATTTGGAGTGTAACGATTAAAGGCTATGAGATGGATAGACTCTATTGGGAAATTACAGAGGCAGAAGAATGCTTAACTTACAAAAGTGATGCTTTGAGGGCAAATGGTTCTTTTGTTGTGCCAAGCGAAAATATAGGAGCAGAAAAAAGCTTTTATGTAATCCCTTGTAAAAAGCCCTTTGATGAAGCCCAAATAACAACTATCAAAGAAAAACTCCCCTTAATGCTAGAGTATGTCCAATCTTGTATTGATACCTTTTATGCAACATATCGCAATTTTGATGAATATGTGCAGCATCTTCAAGACCAAAGTGAGAAAAACTTACGATATAAAGTATTTTCTCTACTTGCTAAAGGAGATATTTTGAGTGTGCTCAATATTGCGCAAGAACAAGCAGCCATTGAGAAGCAAGAGTTAGGTAAAAATGAAATAGGCTTTTGGGGAATGTTGCTGAATTTTTTACATAAAAATGGAGAGAAAACGAACCTAAGCTTAGCAGAGAGATTCAAAATGCGTTTTAAAAATTTGACATATGTTGAAAGAATGTAAAGAATGAAACTTGCCTTGCTTTTAATTATAATTATATGTAGCTTTGCGCAAGGCAAAGATTCTCTAATTGAAGATAAAATGCGTAATATTGGGCTTTTTGCACTTGAAGAAATAGATAAAGATACTTTTATCACGCGGCTTGCTTATGATAGTAAAGAAAACTTTATGAAAACAAATATCTATGCACCTTTTTCTTTACACAAATGCTATCTCCATAAAGATATGAAAGAGCATATGCAAAAACTTGCCAAGATTCTAAAAGCAAAGAATTTAAAGCTTATTGTGTATGATTGTTTCCGTCCACAAGCTGCACAAGAGCTTGCTTGGAGTATTGTGCCTGATACGCGCTATGTCGCTCACCCAAAGAAAGGCTCAAATCACTCAAGGGGGATTGCCATTGATGTGGGCTTAGCTCAAGGAAATGGAGAAGCTTTAAGTATGCCAAGCGCATTTGATGAATTTAGTGCAAAAGCGTGGCGTGATTATATGTGTCCGCAATCTCGAACACAAAATTGCACTCATCGTAACGAACTCCAAGAGATAATGAGCCAAGCTGGATTAAAGAGTATAAAAACAGAATGGTGGCACTTTGAGCTTCCTATAAGCAATAAACACGGCTACCCTATTCTTTCTCTCCCATAGAATCTACTCAACTATTCGTGGCGCAGCGCATCAATAGGATTAAGCTTTGAGGCTCTCCTTGCGGGAAGATAACCAAAGAGAACACCAATAAAAGCCGAAAATAAAAAGGCAATGATAGCCGTTGGAATATCAAAAATAAAAGGAATTTCCATATAATAACTTAGGCTCAATGAAGCAAAAAATGCCCAAATAATTCCAATTATTCCTCCAAGTGAGCTTAAGGTAATAGATTCTATTAAAAACTGCATAAGCACTTCACTCTGCAATGCACCAATAGCCATACGCGTTCCAATTTCTTTGGTGCGCTCTGTTACGGAAACGAGCATAATATTCATAATGCCAATTCCCCCTACAACTAAGCTTACTCCAGCAATTAAACCTAAAAATGCGGTAAGTCTCTTTGTGGCAGAAGTGAGTGTCTCTGCAATCTGCTTTGTATCCATAATCTCAAAAGAATCTCTATCTCCGGCACGGACATTGCGCACTTGACGCAGTGCTTGAGTAAGAGCGGGAAGCATTTGTTCAGAATCTACGCCATCTTTTGCACGAAGCATAAGTCGATTAACAAAAAAAAGTGTATTGCTCCCTGATACAGAACGTAAGAATGTTTTGAGTGGAAGCAAAATTACATCATCTTGGTCATTTCCCATACCACCCTGCCCTTTAGATTCTAATACGCCAATGCACTCACACACGATTGTATTTAAACGAATCCTCTGTCCCAAGGGATTACCCTCATTAAATAGATTCTTACGCACCGATTGTCCTATCATACACACATTGCTTCCTACACGATATTCATTTTCTTCAAAACTTCTTCCTTCACTTGTATCCCATTGCGTTACTTCAAAAAATGCTGCATTTACACCTTGTGCTTGAGTTGCTGTATTTTGAGCTTGGTATTGTAGGGTAACTGAACCTTGAGAAATGGGTGCAAGAGCCTGTATATATTCGTGTGTAAGCATAGTAAGATTCTGTGCTTCTTGCAGGCTAAAATTACGGCGAAGATTTGCTCCACTTGGATTCATTACGCGCGCAGGAAACACAAGCAAAAGGTTGCTGCCAAGTGAGGAGATTCTATCGCTTATCATTTTAGTCGTGCCATTTCCTAAACTAATCATTACCACCACTGCACCCACACCAATGATTACCCCAAGCATTGTTAAAAATGCGCGCAAGAAGTTGCGTTTAATTTGTCTTAATGCGAGGATAAAAGCATTTAAAATCATTAGCAATCCTTTGAATCACTTATTAAGCGCCCATCTAAAAAGTGCAATTCCCTACTTGCATATTTTGCCATATCAGGTTCGTGCGTTACCATAAGAATCGTAATACCCAAATTTTGATTGAGTTCTTGGAGAATTTCCATAATTTCCACACTTCGTTTTGTATCAAGATTTCCTGTTGGTTCATCAGCAAGTAAAAAAAGTGGTTCTGAAGCAATTGCTCGTGC from Helicobacter hepaticus ATCC 51449 carries:
- a CDS encoding bifunctional ADP-dependent NAD(P)H-hydrate dehydratase/NAD(P)H-hydrate epimerase, yielding MKNIYQSTIFLDKRACEKYHLTPEILMENAACALESLINSLTHKGSVITILCGSGDNGGDGYALARRLSGDYSIRIFQVKEPKSPLCIQAYERACECGIKFIKKILPCDVVVDCVVGSGLKGSLEREASEILSLANKNARLCIACDIPSGLSDKDEGFVFKADYTLCMGAIKLVCLSDRAKDYVGELYIGKLGLSGNHYEVTSNLKMLESSDLALPQRINKNVHKGDFGHLAVFVGEKSGAGILSAQSALHFGAGLVSIISQKDLQIPFDIMQTHTLPHNTTAIALGMGLGVKNVAQILQNLQESTLPCILDADVFHTPMIKNFLDKSLNQQTLDFSREIILTPHPKEFEALLKHCDLGDYNPQKRIDSMLSFTQKYPHTTLVLKGANVFIAKAQDIYINPLGINALAKGGSGDVLSGLIGALLAQGYNGLDSALQGSLAHTLAAREATKHIANYALTPSMLLESITTLQSHKRIHK
- a CDS encoding thiazole synthase codes for the protein MKDTLKIGSHTFASRLIVGSGKYKDFATTKEATLASGAEIITVAVRRVNIMDNKSENLLETFKDTNIQFLPNSAGCVNAKEAITLFRLVREATGIDFIKLEIIGDIDKTLYPDVIESLQATEILANEGFCVLAYTNDDPIMAKRLENAGASAIMPLAAPIGSGLGIQNRYNIGFIKEAVKVPVIVDAGVGCASDASIAMELGADAVLTNTAIAQAQNPVTMAEAMKYAVKAGRLSYLAGRIPRKAYASASSPLEGMMQFG
- the cmoA gene encoding carboxy-S-adenosyl-L-methionine synthase CmoA — encoded protein: MKDRIFKQDIGKQFEFDAQVASVFDDMLERSIPHYKEVLGLIVDFCSYTLESSKSAIPLVYDLGSSTGTTLLALSQALSTHTRFIGIDSSQAMIDKASLKAQAYNANIEFICTDLLEYDFLHSDIVIANYSLQFIRPMQRPALLQKIYNALTEGGILIVSEKMTSHHRILDRQMIERYVRYKQEQGYTKTEISKKREALENVLVPFSLEENIAMLKDIGFSGIEVLFKWVNFGTLIAKK
- a CDS encoding leucine-rich repeat domain-containing protein; this encodes MKQEDNVSKLTPQELEELSNWLWNNCDDCGLMLEDMTDSLRYCDENPADLDPSELEDWLLETRLFALDDNCPEGIKDLPKALGALKGLKAIVAQEQSIQSIPKEICEIKGLEVLDLFDNELTQIPQEIGKLESLRELYLSGNNITSLPESIKNLQSLEILCLNDNPIKALPEWLSECKNLKCIEVDDDVEIPSCIDSTLINADYEGYSSYDYR
- a CDS encoding M15 family metallopeptidase, with amino-acid sequence MKLALLLIIIICSFAQGKDSLIEDKMRNIGLFALEEIDKDTFITRLAYDSKENFMKTNIYAPFSLHKCYLHKDMKEHMQKLAKILKAKNLKLIVYDCFRPQAAQELAWSIVPDTRYVAHPKKGSNHSRGIAIDVGLAQGNGEALSMPSAFDEFSAKAWRDYMCPQSRTQNCTHRNELQEIMSQAGLKSIKTEWWHFELPISNKHGYPILSLP
- a CDS encoding ABC transporter permease → MILNAFILALRQIKRNFLRAFLTMLGVIIGVGAVVVMISLGNGTTKMISDRISSLGSNLLLVFPARVMNPSGANLRRNFSLQEAQNLTMLTHEYIQALAPISQGSVTLQYQAQNTATQAQGVNAAFFEVTQWDTSEGRSFEENEYRVGSNVCMIGQSVRKNLFNEGNPLGQRIRLNTIVCECIGVLESKGQGGMGNDQDDVILLPLKTFLRSVSGSNTLFFVNRLMLRAKDGVDSEQMLPALTQALRQVRNVRAGDRDSFEIMDTKQIAETLTSATKRLTAFLGLIAGVSLVVGGIGIMNIMLVSVTERTKEIGTRMAIGALQSEVLMQFLIESITLSSLGGIIGIIWAFFASLSLSYYMEIPFIFDIPTAIIAFLFSAFIGVLFGYLPARRASKLNPIDALRHE